CTAAAGATCTGTTCTGGATGCTGTTTTCCGGAGAAAACAAAGAGCCGTTCAGGGGGAAGGCGCGGCGCAGAACGCTTACTGCGCCGGCGTACTACCTTGACGCCATAGAGCCGGGAACCCCAAAAAAGCGAATTTCCGTGGATGTATTTAACAAATTCGCGGTAGCTGTTCGCCGCTAAACAGGTCGAGTACGCGTGTGGTACCCAGGGAAGTGCGGAGCGTAACGAACCCGACCGGACCGTTCTGGATTACGCGGCCGACCAGACAGGCGCCTGCGCTGACTGGCTCTGTCTGTAACACGGCCAGGGCACGTGCTGCCTCTGCCTCGGGCACGATGGCTACAAAGCGTCCTTCGTTCGCCACATAAAGCGGATCGAGCCCCAGCAGCTCGCAGGCGCTCTGCACCTCCGGTCGGATCGGGATGGCGGTCTCATCAAGCTCGATGGTAAGGCCGCTTGCCTGGGCAATTTCAATCAGCGCTGCCGCCAGGCCGCCGCGCGTCAGATCTCGCAGGCAGTGCAGCTCGACGCCAGCCTTGAGCAGCTTCAGTACCGGTGTAGTTAGCGGGGCACAGTCGCTTTCAATTGTAGTCTCAAAGGACAGGCCTTCGCGCACGGCCATAATTGCAATGCCGTGCCGGCCGATGTCGCCGCTAAGCAACACCACATCGCCCGGACGCACCGCCTCCGGACCAATCGGCTGGCTGTGCTCAATAAGCCCCAGGCCCGCCATACTGATAAAGATTCCGTCCCCCTTGCCCCGGTCAACCACCTTGGTGTCGCCAGTAACGATCTGAACGCTGGCCTCTCGGGCCGTTGCCTGCAGCGACTGGACCACGCGGCCAAGCGTTTCCATGGGCAATCCTTCTTCTAAAATGAAGCTGACGCTCAGATAGAGCGGGCGGGCCCCGCACATGGCCAGATCGTTTACCGTACCGCAGACAGCTAACCTGCCAATATCTCCGCCGGGAAAGAAGAGCGGCTGCACCACAAAGGCATCGGTGGTGAATGCCAGCCGCTCGCGGCCTATGCGCAGGGTAGCTCCGTCGTGCCGGCGATTCAGCTCCGCACTGGCAAAGGTAGCGGCAAAGGCATCAATGAGCTGGTGCATCAGGCGACCGCCGCCTCCGTGTGCCAGTAGCACCTGTGGGTATTGCTGAAGGGGCAGCGGACACGTGGGCATAAAGTCGGTTTCCCCGCTCATGGTGTTTCGGCATGTTTTTGCGTGAACCGACGATATCGATAATAGGCGGCGCAGGCTCCCTCGGAGGATACCATCGGGGCGCCCAGCGGCTGCTCAGGCGTGCAGCGCGTGCCAAAGGCCGGGCAGTCGGTCGGCTTTCGGGCGCCCTGCAGCACTTCGCCGGCAATGCATTCTGAATGCACTTCGACCGTCCGGGCAACGACGCCAAACTTGCGCATTGCATCATAGGCCTGGTAGGGAGCGCGAAGGCCCAGGCCACTCCGGGGCAGTTCGCCAATTCCTCGCCATTTGCGCGGCACAACCTCAAACACCTCCTGAATGTGCTGCTGGGCTGCTCTGTTGCCCTGACGGCGTACAGAACGAGTGTACTGGTTTTCGACTTCGCAGCGTCCTTCTTCAAGCTGGCGAATGCACATGTAGAGTCCCTGCAACAGATCCAGCGGCTCAAAACCGGTTACCACAATGGGTACCCGGTACTTCCGGGCGATGGGTTCGTATTCCTGGTAGCCCATAACCGTGCAGACATGACCGGCTGCCAGAAAACCCTGCACGCGGTTGCCAGGCGATTGCAGGATGGCTTCCATCGCAGGGGGGACCAGCACATGGGCTACCAGGATCGAAAAATTCTTCAGGCCCATTTGGTGGGCTTGTAGCACGGCCAGTGCATTGGCCGGTGCCGTGGTTTCGAACCCAACTGCAAAAAAGACAACCTCGCGGTCTGGATGCTGCGCGGCCAGGCGGACGGCGTCGAGCGGCGAGTAGACGATGCGGACGTCGCCGCCGCGGGCTTTGACCGAAAACAGGTCGCCCTGCGTTCCTGGCACGCGCAGCATGTCGCCAAATGAACAGAAGATCACGCCTGGCATCGATGCGATGGCAATGGCCTGATCGATGAGTTCTACGGGCGTCACGCAGACCGGGCAGCCGGGACCGTGGACCAGCGTTATGTCGGGTGGGAGCAGCTCATCAATCCCGAAACGCACAATGGCGTGCGTCTGCCCGCCACAGACTTCCATGATGGTCCAGGGACGGGTGGTGATCTTTGCAATCTGGCGAGCGTAGCGCAGGGCTGCCTCGCGGTCCCGGTATTCGTCAATAAATTTCATGAGGCGTCGGGCGAATTCAGTTCATCCAGCTCGTCAATTTGCCGCAGATACTCGAAGACGCGGTGCGCCTCGGCTTCGTCTACCACACTGATGGCGATGCCCACATGTACCATGACATAGTCGCCCTCGCGCGCTTCCGGCACGAACGTCAGGTTGATCTCTTTCTGAATGCCACCAAAGTCCACTTTGCCGCGCCGGGTAAGCGGTTCGTTGTCAAGGATGGCGACAATCTTACCGGGTACGGCCAGACACATGGCTTCTGGATGCGTTGGCGGGGGTGGCCGGCAGGGTGAGTCCCCAGCGCAGGGCAGCTACCTGGCCCAGGGCCAGGCCTCCATCCCCGGGGGGTACCTCTTGGTGAATATACGGGCAGAAGCCGGCTGCGCGGAGTAGCCGGAGCGTTGTTTCCGTAAGCAGGCGATTCTGGAAGCATCCTCCGCTGAGCACCACGGTCGCGCAGCCCACGCGCCGGGCTACGGCCACGATGGTTGCGGCCAGGCCTTCATGAAAGCGCCGGGCAATGGTCTCAGGGGGTAAGCCGCGCGCGCAGTCGGTCTGCAATGCTTCAAGCAGGGGAGCCCAGTCGAGCACGATCCGGCCCTGCTGCTCGCGTAATGCCAGGGGATAGGGTGAGCCGAAGTGCCGGGCTTGCTCTGCCGCAAACTCCAGGAGCATGGCTGCTTCGCCTTCAAAACGGTTGCGCAGGCGCAGGCCAAGCAGAGCAGCGATGGCGTCAAAAAGGCGGCCTATGCTGGTGGTCCAGGGCGCATGAAGCCCTCGCTCAAGCAGTTGGAGCAGCAGACGCTGTTCGGTGGGCGTAAACGCCTCAGGGGGGAGAAGGGACCGGAAGGAAGCGTCCGGCCCCTGCCAGGCATACAGCAGGCCCAGCGCAGCGCGGCGAGGCTCGCGGATAGCTGCCTTGCCGCCCGGAAGCTGAAACGGTCGTAGATGGGCTACTCGTTCGACGCGCTGGGCCGTGATCAGCAGACTTTCGCCTCCCCAGACCAGGCCGTCCGGACCGTAACCGGTGCCGTCCCAGGCAAAGCCCAACACGGGCGGCCGAAGACCATGCTCAGCCATACAGGCCCATACGTGCGCCAGATGATGCTGGACGGGTACAACCGGCCGGCTCAGGCGACAGGCATAGTGCGTGGAGGCATAGTCCGGATGGGCATCGCAGACCACCACGTCGGGCACGCGCCGGTAAAGATGCTGGAAGTCCTTCACCACCTGCATGAAGGCTGCTCGCGCCTCGGCCGTTTCCAGGTCGCCGATGTGCTGGCTGAGCCATACTGTGCGTCTGGCTGCCAGCGCCACGGTGTTTTTCAAATGGCCTCCGACAGCCAGGATCTGCGCAGGGTGCTCCGGCCAGTCGTCAGGCAGCACCACAGGCAGAGGCGCATAACCGCGGGCGCGGCGCAGCAGTACAGGGCGGCCGTCCATGAAGCGCACCACAGAGTCGTCGCAGTAGCGAGCAATAGGCCGGTTGTGCACCAGGAACAGATCGGCCAGGCCGTGGAGCCGCACCAGTGCTTCGCTTTCGTCGGTGCAGATGGGCTCCTCCGAACGATTGCCGCTGGTAGCTACGACCGGAAAGCCCAGCTCCGCCAGTAGCAGGTGGTGCAGCGGCGTGTAGGGGAGCATGATACCCAGGTAGGGGTTGCCAGGGGCTACCGAGGGCGCCAGTGCCTCGTAGCTTGCTTCGGTTCGGGGGAGCAGGACGATAGGGGCGGCTGGCGAGGTCAGCGTAGCGGCTTCCGCTGTTGAAACTTGGGCGTGCGCTCGGACGGCCTCCAGCGACGGATACATCAACGCAAACGGTTTGGCTTCGCGTCCTTTGCGGTGCCGCAGCGCCCGGACGGCCCCTTCGTTGCGGGCATCGACCATCAGGTGAAAGCCGCCCAGACCCTTGACCGCCACAATGTGGCCTGCCCGAATGGCCTCGGCTGCTTGCCGGAGCGCTTCGTCCTGCTCGGCCAGCACGCGGCCGGTCCGATCCCAGAGTGCCAGATGGGGACCGCAGTCAGGGCAGGCGTTGGGCTGAGCATGGAAACGCCGGTCGTGTGGGTTGTCGTACTCTGCCTGGCAACGGATGCACATGCGGAAGCGTCGCATGGTGGTATGGGGGCGGTCGTAGGGCAGGCGTTCGATGATCGTGAAGCGGGGGCCGCAGTGGGTGCAGTTAATGAACGGGTAGCGATAGCGGCGGTTGGTCGGATCGAACAGCTCGCGCAGGCAGTCAGAGCAGGTAGCCAGATCCGGCAGCAGAAATACCTGGCGTTCGCCTTCGGAATGGCTTGCTGCGATGATGAACGTGGCATCACCCCGCGGCGGCTGCGCTGTACAGGTGATGCGCCGGATGCGTGCTGCCGGAGGGGGCATCAGTTCCAGGCGTTCCCGGAAGCGCGTCAGCCGCTCCGCCGGGCCTTCGACTTCAATGGTAACGCCCCGGGGATCATTGCGCACCCAGCCGGTCAGGCCCAGCTCGTGGGCCAGCCGATACACGAACGGCCGAAAGCCTACTCCCTGCACCGCGCCTTCAACGTGAAGGCGCCAGCGCATCAGTCGGTTGGTTGCGGTGCGCATTCGATTTCCAGGCTTTCGAGATAGACCTCATCCCCTGCTTCCTTCAGGGCCCCGATGCGTCCGCAGGTCGGGCAGCACCAGTCGGTTTCGGTGGGTTCGTAATCCCGCTGACAAGGCAGACAATGAAGACGCATCGGACGCCGCTCGAATTCGAGCACGAGGTCGGCGGCCGGACCAGCAGGATCAACCAGATGCGCCACATAGAACCGAAGCGTCTCGGGCGACAGGTGGGAGCGGGCGCCCAGCACTACGCGGGCGGTGCGCACGCGCCGGGCTCCGGCGCGGCGAGCTTCGGTTTCGATGAGTTGTACCAGCGCGCGGGCTACGCTTAGCTCATGCATGGCCAAGTTCTTTCAGGATAGCTTCGGCAGCCTGGGGCAACGCAGCGGCTACGGCCGGAGAAAGTGGCGCGCCCATGTCGAAGTGCTGGCCTTCAATGCCATAGATGATCAGGCGTTGGGGCAATCGGCCCAGTTGCCGGGCCAGCTCGATCACTTCGGCCAGGCCTATGCTATGCGACGACACGCTGGCCCGCATTGAAGCGGGGAGGGGACTGCTGTGCGCCTCAAACCGGTGCAGCGTGCCTGGAGGCGCTCCGGAGCAGATGGCATCGCATACGATGGCCAGATGAGCTCCTTCCCAGCAGTCGGGCAGGTGCAGTGGGTCGGACAGCACGCACAGCCGCACGTTTCGGGGCAGTCGGGAGCGGACTTGGGCGACAGCCTCTAAGCCGGCTGCATCATCGCCCCGCAGCGGATGGCCGATGCCGATCACCACGTTCATGTTCGTTCCACATGCAGTTTCAGAAAATGGGTGGCGCAGGAAATGCAGGGGTCGTAGTTGCGGATGGCCTGCTCGCAGCGCCATTGCAGTTCCTCATCGGAAAGCGCTAGCGAACGAGTGGCAACGTGCCGCAGGTCCTCTTCAATGCGTCGCTGATTCTGCGCAGTCGGTGGGACAATCTGGGCTTCCAGAATGGTGCCCTCTGCGTCGATGGTGTACCGATGGTAGAGGATTCCCCGGGGAGCTTCGGTGCAGCCATGGCCGGTGGCAGCACGAGGAGCTACTTCGAGAGAGGGCGTCGATGGCGGCTCATAGACCTTGATCAGACGCAGTGCTTCATCACAGGCGTGCAGCATTTCGAGAGCGCGGGCGATAATGCTCTGGAATGGATTGCGGCATTCGGGCAGGAAACCCACTTCGCGGGCGGCTTCCCGAGCCGCCGGAGCGAGCTGGTCGAAATTCAGATTGAAACGTGCCAGGGGGCCGACCAGGTAGGCGCCGCGCTCCCGGATGCGGGCGTGCAGTGCGTTGGAGTGCGGCACGTGTTCTTCTTCGATGTAATCGTTGAAAGCGGCGATGGGAATGTCCAGGCCTCGGTTCGATACCAGACGGCCATCCAGGATGGCATATTCGTCCGTGCGATGCAAGGCCACAAATTCGTAGTCCTGTTCAAAATTCGGGAACGTGAACCCTGATACCCAGCGCACCGTGTTGTAGGCTGCCTCCCGGGCCCACTGCAGGGGCTCCACCAGTTCACGCAGTTCTTCCGGCCGGGGGACCCGGTAGAAGCCGCCCACGCGCACGTTGATGGGATGGATTTCGCGGCCGCCGATCACACGCATGAGCGCATTGCCGACTTTTTTGAGCTGCAAGCCCATCTGCACCTGTTCTGGATAATCGCGGGCCATGTCGAGAGCGCTTTCGTAGCCCAGAAAGTCCGGTGCGTGCAGCATGAACACATGGAGCGCATGGCTTTCGATCCACTCGCCGCAGTAGAGAAGCTGACGCAGCAGCCGAAGGGATCCGGTTACTGCCACCCCGCAGGCATCCTCCATGGCCGCGCAGGCGCTCATCTGGTAGGCGACCGGACAGATCCCACAGATGCGGGCGGTGATGTCCGGTGCTTCCTGAAAAGAGCGTCCGCGCAGGAAGGCTTCAAAGAAACGGGGCGGTTCGTAAATGTGCAGCCGAACATCGGTTACCCGGTTGTTGTGGATGCGAAGGTACAGGGCCCCTTCGCCCTCCACGCGGGCCAGGGCGTTGACGCGAATCGTACGGGTCTGACGCGAGGAAGACATCGCCGCCGATCAAGGTCTGGGTTAGGGCAGGGTAGCCTTACGAAAATCCGGAGCATATGCGTTGAACGTGCGTAGCGCTCGAGCGGCATCCCGCGTTGACACCTGGAGTTTGGCCTGCCACCAGTGCATGAGCGAAGATGGATTGGGCGTTTCCTTGGGCCCGAAACAGGCATAGCAGCCTCGGTCATAGCGAGGACACAGGGCACCGCAGCCGGCCTGCGTCAGGGGTCCCAGGCAGGGGGTACCCCGGGCTACCATGACGCAAACCGTCCCCTGACGCTTGCACTCGACGCAGACGCTGTAGGTGGGGATGTTGGGACGGCGCCCCTGCAGGAAGGCCGTGATGACTTCCAGAAGCTGGTGCTTGCTGATCGGGCAGCCGCGCAGTTCAAAATCGACGGGTACGTGCTCGGCAATCGGCGTCGAAGTGGCCAGCGTCTCAATGTATTCCGGGTGGGCATAGACGATGCGCGTGAATTCGGCCACGTCCTGAAAGTTGCGCAGTGCCTGAATGCCACCGGCGGTGGCGCACGCGCCAATGGTTACCAGAAAGCGCGACTGTTTTCGGATCTGGCGGATACGCTCGGCGTCGTGCGGCGTCGTGATGGAGCCTTCCACAAGGGATACGTCGTAAGGACCGCGCACAGTTGCACGTGACGCTTCCAGAAAATAGGCGATTTCAACCGCGTCGGCTATGGCCAGCAGTTCATCTTCACAGTCAAGCAGAGTGAGCTGGCAACCGTCGCAGGAGGCAAATTTCCAGACCGCCAGTTTGGGTTTGCGTCGGGTCATGGTTTCAGAGCTCACGAATGGTCAGCCATCGGGCGATCCGGGCAAAGTTGAACACCGGCCCTTCCTTGCAGAGGAAGGTGGGGCCAAACTGGCAGTGGCCGCACAGTCCGATAGCGCACTGCATGTTGCGCTCCATGGAGAGGTAGATGCGGGTGGCCGCTACACCGCGCTCCTGGAGTGCTTTAGCGGCAAAACGCATCATGATTTCCGGGCCGCACACCAGCGCGACAGTTTCTTCGGGGTCAAAATGAGCGCGGGGCAGCAGGGTGGTGACCACACCTACGTGCCCGAACCAGCCGGTGCCCGCATGGTCGACCGTAACTTCGACCTGCATGTCGAACCGTCCTCGCCAGCGTTCCAGCTCGCGCAGGTACAGCAGATCCCGGGGCGTGCGGGCGCCGTAGAGCAGAACCAGGTGCCCGTACCGGCCGCGGTGTTGCAGCAGGTAATAGATAGCCGGACGCAGGGGAGCCAGGCCAATGCCGCCTGCCAAGATCACCACGTCCTGCCCCTCGGCCGCCTCGACCGGCCAGGCACTCCCAAATGGTCCGCGCACGCCCAGCACATCTCCCTTTT
This DNA window, taken from Rhodothermus profundi, encodes the following:
- the hypE gene encoding hydrogenase expression/formation protein HypE, which encodes MSGETDFMPTCPLPLQQYPQVLLAHGGGGRLMHQLIDAFAATFASAELNRRHDGATLRIGRERLAFTTDAFVVQPLFFPGGDIGRLAVCGTVNDLAMCGARPLYLSVSFILEEGLPMETLGRVVQSLQATAREASVQIVTGDTKVVDRGKGDGIFISMAGLGLIEHSQPIGPEAVRPGDVVLLSGDIGRHGIAIMAVREGLSFETTIESDCAPLTTPVLKLLKAGVELHCLRDLTRGGLAAALIEIAQASGLTIELDETAIPIRPEVQSACELLGLDPLYVANEGRFVAIVPEAEAARALAVLQTEPVSAGACLVGRVIQNGPVGFVTLRTSLGTTRVLDLFSGEQLPRIC
- the hypD gene encoding hydrogenase formation protein HypD, which encodes MKFIDEYRDREAALRYARQIAKITTRPWTIMEVCGGQTHAIVRFGIDELLPPDITLVHGPGCPVCVTPVELIDQAIAIASMPGVIFCSFGDMLRVPGTQGDLFSVKARGGDVRIVYSPLDAVRLAAQHPDREVVFFAVGFETTAPANALAVLQAHQMGLKNFSILVAHVLVPPAMEAILQSPGNRVQGFLAAGHVCTVMGYQEYEPIARKYRVPIVVTGFEPLDLLQGLYMCIRQLEEGRCEVENQYTRSVRRQGNRAAQQHIQEVFEVVPRKWRGIGELPRSGLGLRAPYQAYDAMRKFGVVARTVEVHSECIAGEVLQGARKPTDCPAFGTRCTPEQPLGAPMVSSEGACAAYYRYRRFTQKHAETP
- a CDS encoding HypC/HybG/HupF family hydrogenase formation chaperone, with the translated sequence MCLAVPGKIVAILDNEPLTRRGKVDFGGIQKEINLTFVPEAREGDYVMVHVGIAISVVDEAEAHRVFEYLRQIDELDELNSPDAS
- the hypF gene encoding carbamoyltransferase HypF, with translation MRTATNRLMRWRLHVEGAVQGVGFRPFVYRLAHELGLTGWVRNDPRGVTIEVEGPAERLTRFRERLELMPPPAARIRRITCTAQPPRGDATFIIAASHSEGERQVFLLPDLATCSDCLRELFDPTNRRYRYPFINCTHCGPRFTIIERLPYDRPHTTMRRFRMCIRCQAEYDNPHDRRFHAQPNACPDCGPHLALWDRTGRVLAEQDEALRQAAEAIRAGHIVAVKGLGGFHLMVDARNEGAVRALRHRKGREAKPFALMYPSLEAVRAHAQVSTAEAATLTSPAAPIVLLPRTEASYEALAPSVAPGNPYLGIMLPYTPLHHLLLAELGFPVVATSGNRSEEPICTDESEALVRLHGLADLFLVHNRPIARYCDDSVVRFMDGRPVLLRRARGYAPLPVVLPDDWPEHPAQILAVGGHLKNTVALAARRTVWLSQHIGDLETAEARAAFMQVVKDFQHLYRRVPDVVVCDAHPDYASTHYACRLSRPVVPVQHHLAHVWACMAEHGLRPPVLGFAWDGTGYGPDGLVWGGESLLITAQRVERVAHLRPFQLPGGKAAIREPRRAALGLLYAWQGPDASFRSLLPPEAFTPTEQRLLLQLLERGLHAPWTTSIGRLFDAIAALLGLRLRNRFEGEAAMLLEFAAEQARHFGSPYPLALREQQGRIVLDWAPLLEALQTDCARGLPPETIARRFHEGLAATIVAVARRVGCATVVLSGGCFQNRLLTETTLRLLRAAGFCPYIHQEVPPGDGGLALGQVAALRWGLTLPATPANASRSHVSGRTR
- a CDS encoding hydrogenase maturation nickel metallochaperone HypA/HybF is translated as MHELSVARALVQLIETEARRAGARRVRTARVVLGARSHLSPETLRFYVAHLVDPAGPAADLVLEFERRPMRLHCLPCQRDYEPTETDWCCPTCGRIGALKEAGDEVYLESLEIECAPQPTD
- a CDS encoding hydrogenase maturation protease — its product is MNVVIGIGHPLRGDDAAGLEAVAQVRSRLPRNVRLCVLSDPLHLPDCWEGAHLAIVCDAICSGAPPGTLHRFEAHSSPLPASMRASVSSHSIGLAEVIELARQLGRLPQRLIIYGIEGQHFDMGAPLSPAVAAALPQAAEAILKELGHA
- a CDS encoding Ni/Fe hydrogenase subunit alpha, producing the protein MSSSRQTRTIRVNALARVEGEGALYLRIHNNRVTDVRLHIYEPPRFFEAFLRGRSFQEAPDITARICGICPVAYQMSACAAMEDACGVAVTGSLRLLRQLLYCGEWIESHALHVFMLHAPDFLGYESALDMARDYPEQVQMGLQLKKVGNALMRVIGGREIHPINVRVGGFYRVPRPEELRELVEPLQWAREAAYNTVRWVSGFTFPNFEQDYEFVALHRTDEYAILDGRLVSNRGLDIPIAAFNDYIEEEHVPHSNALHARIRERGAYLVGPLARFNLNFDQLAPAAREAAREVGFLPECRNPFQSIIARALEMLHACDEALRLIKVYEPPSTPSLEVAPRAATGHGCTEAPRGILYHRYTIDAEGTILEAQIVPPTAQNQRRIEEDLRHVATRSLALSDEELQWRCEQAIRNYDPCISCATHFLKLHVERT
- a CDS encoding NADH-quinone oxidoreductase subunit B family protein produces the protein MTRRKPKLAVWKFASCDGCQLTLLDCEDELLAIADAVEIAYFLEASRATVRGPYDVSLVEGSITTPHDAERIRQIRKQSRFLVTIGACATAGGIQALRNFQDVAEFTRIVYAHPEYIETLATSTPIAEHVPVDFELRGCPISKHQLLEVITAFLQGRRPNIPTYSVCVECKRQGTVCVMVARGTPCLGPLTQAGCGALCPRYDRGCYACFGPKETPNPSSLMHWWQAKLQVSTRDAARALRTFNAYAPDFRKATLP
- a CDS encoding FAD/NAD(P)-binding protein, whose protein sequence is MPAETLLTCPHAVRTHAPMTPVRWQVVRRRRETHDTCTLELTPLETNGLVFRPGQFNMLYVFGVGEIPVSISGDPAHPERLVHTIRAVGAVSAVLCRLQKGDVLGVRGPFGSAWPVEAAEGQDVVILAGGIGLAPLRPAIYYLLQHRGRYGHLVLLYGARTPRDLLYLRELERWRGRFDMQVEVTVDHAGTGWFGHVGVVTTLLPRAHFDPEETVALVCGPEIMMRFAAKALQERGVAATRIYLSMERNMQCAIGLCGHCQFGPTFLCKEGPVFNFARIARWLTIREL